A single genomic interval of Spirosoma linguale DSM 74 harbors:
- a CDS encoding transcriptional regulator, MarR family (PFAM: regulatory protein MarR~SMART: regulatory protein MarR~KEGG: bmi:BMEA_A1627 transcriptional regulator, MarR family protein) encodes MNPEQRPEPANSTDSYCIAGRLRMLARVITGHYNEAFAAQGVTFAQAGLLMHMFAQPGIRQADLSKRLQIEKSAMSRDVQLLQKKGWLTDNLRNGLFLTEDGRLLAKRCHKIWKALNEQVHNDLGADAVDGLSVFSNHVLLKFLPNQ; translated from the coding sequence ATGAATCCAGAACAACGTCCCGAACCGGCTAACTCCACTGATAGCTACTGCATTGCGGGTCGGTTACGGATGCTGGCGCGGGTGATTACGGGGCATTACAACGAGGCTTTCGCGGCCCAAGGGGTCACGTTTGCCCAGGCGGGGCTGCTGATGCACATGTTCGCGCAACCGGGTATTCGTCAGGCGGACTTATCGAAACGACTACAGATCGAGAAATCGGCCATGAGTCGCGATGTTCAGCTTCTTCAAAAGAAAGGCTGGCTGACGGATAACCTCCGCAACGGCCTTTTCCTGACCGAAGACGGCAGGCTACTCGCCAAGCGATGCCATAAAATCTGGAAAGCCCTCAACGAACAAGTCCACAACGACCTGGGAGCCGATGCCGTCGACGGCCTGAGCGTGTTTTCTAACCACGTACTACTAAAATTTTTACCAAACCAATAA
- a CDS encoding Xylose isomerase domain protein TIM barrel (PFAM: Xylose isomerase domain protein TIM barrel~KEGG: cak:Caul_4611 xylose isomerase domain- containing protein) produces MLKRRNFLKNATVLAAAGSSPIASTWSAAAPQQTKKIGVQTYSIRRELKQDMVGSLTALKKIGFSHIELYGYEQQNKKGSVLGYSLKEYRKILSDVGLEPTSSHLEPPLQSIYKFGDGGGTGKGERSIQIEAYTKQNIPAIMEFWKRAIADHQELGIPVMVQPAMPVVNTVDDAKLVCDIFNQTGELAKQANLRWGYHNHSAEFKRIGLKRGEDWSSEMAITPTSYTSEIFYDFLLTHTDPALVFFEMDVYWAVMGQCDPVSYFNRYPGRFPLLHIKDRDILGSTGFMNFASIFEAGYSKGGLERYYVELEYPNPAGSTSLSQLESVKRSYDFVANAGFVK; encoded by the coding sequence ATGCTGAAACGAAGAAACTTCCTTAAAAACGCCACGGTGCTTGCTGCCGCCGGAAGCAGCCCAATAGCGAGTACCTGGTCAGCGGCTGCGCCCCAACAAACCAAAAAGATTGGAGTGCAGACCTATTCCATCCGCCGGGAATTAAAACAGGATATGGTCGGTTCGCTGACGGCGCTGAAGAAAATTGGTTTCTCCCATATAGAGCTTTATGGGTATGAACAACAGAATAAGAAAGGCTCCGTGTTGGGGTATTCCCTGAAAGAGTACCGTAAGATCCTGTCAGACGTCGGTCTGGAGCCTACCAGTTCGCATCTGGAACCCCCGTTGCAAAGTATTTACAAGTTTGGGGATGGAGGGGGCACCGGCAAAGGTGAGCGGAGCATCCAGATTGAAGCCTATACCAAACAGAACATCCCGGCCATTATGGAGTTCTGGAAACGGGCCATTGCCGATCATCAGGAGTTGGGTATTCCGGTGATGGTTCAGCCAGCAATGCCCGTAGTCAACACAGTTGATGACGCCAAATTGGTTTGTGACATCTTCAATCAAACCGGCGAACTGGCCAAACAGGCTAACCTGCGGTGGGGTTATCACAACCATAGCGCGGAGTTCAAACGGATTGGCCTAAAACGGGGTGAAGATTGGTCTTCGGAAATGGCCATCACCCCTACCTCTTATACGAGTGAGATCTTTTATGACTTTCTGCTTACGCATACCGACCCGGCCCTGGTCTTCTTCGAAATGGATGTGTACTGGGCCGTTATGGGCCAATGCGACCCGGTCAGTTATTTCAACCGCTATCCCGGCCGTTTTCCGCTTTTGCATATCAAAGACCGGGACATTCTGGGGTCAACCGGCTTTATGAACTTCGCCAGCATCTTCGAAGCCGGTTACAGCAAAGGCGGTCTGGAGCGGTATTACGTGGAGCTTGAATACCCTAACCCGGCGGGTAGTACGTCGCTTTCCCAACTGGAGTCGGTGAAGCGGTCTTATGATTTTGTGGCAAATGCCGGGTTCGTGAAATAG
- a CDS encoding hypothetical protein (KEGG: hypothetical protein), which produces MNSYHRYMRSLLAILLIWGLGGCKDYFELNQNPTLIDNPPLSAFLSTTTQKTALNSQRIGNITSYFVQYLASPGAGGSTDTYQITDYTSAWDAVYFGMADLYDMKRKAQEQGASEYVGVADVLLSYHLTLIADTFGSAPFSDAFTGTTLTPKYDTAETLYTTALNLLNEAITELAKTDSKVKLSAANDLIHKGSTAAWTKTAYALKARMLNKISKTSAYKPADVLDATSKSYTANADDAQMSSFLLRNPWAQVARNNALLTLDGWLSTQLVNQLNGTTYGVFDPRIEKITDKTVNNDYKGTVNGQGNVGGNNTTKDESYISLNSPLTGDASPLLIVTFAEMKFVEAEAALASGDKARAYAAYLAGIRANMDKLGVAAEARDAYIANPLVSVGANALTRDLIFKEKYVVTYLNPEAWNDARRYDYQYKGFKLPVNSALPTYIRRVAYPNGETTKNGKNVPTEVALSEPLWWDKR; this is translated from the coding sequence ATGAATTCGTACCATAGATATATGCGCTCACTCCTGGCTATACTCCTGATCTGGGGCCTCGGCGGGTGTAAAGATTATTTCGAACTGAATCAGAATCCGACGCTGATCGACAATCCGCCACTAAGCGCGTTCCTCTCGACAACGACCCAGAAAACGGCGCTTAACTCGCAGCGGATCGGTAACATTACGTCGTACTTTGTGCAATACCTGGCGAGTCCGGGCGCTGGCGGGTCGACGGATACGTACCAGATTACGGACTATACCAGTGCCTGGGATGCCGTTTATTTCGGTATGGCCGATCTGTACGACATGAAGCGGAAAGCCCAGGAACAGGGAGCGTCGGAATACGTTGGGGTGGCCGATGTGCTGCTGTCGTATCACCTTACGCTCATTGCCGACACGTTTGGCAGTGCGCCCTTCTCGGATGCTTTTACCGGCACGACACTGACGCCAAAGTACGACACGGCCGAAACCTTGTACACGACGGCGCTCAACCTGCTGAACGAAGCCATTACAGAACTGGCCAAAACCGATTCGAAGGTGAAACTTAGTGCCGCCAACGACCTGATCCATAAAGGAAGCACGGCCGCCTGGACAAAAACGGCCTATGCCCTCAAGGCTCGGATGCTGAACAAAATCTCCAAAACAAGCGCTTACAAACCCGCCGATGTGCTCGACGCGACATCAAAATCGTACACGGCCAACGCCGATGATGCGCAGATGTCGTCGTTCTTGCTACGGAATCCATGGGCGCAGGTAGCCCGAAATAATGCCCTTTTGACACTCGATGGCTGGCTGTCGACGCAGCTGGTGAATCAGCTGAATGGCACGACATACGGCGTTTTCGACCCACGAATTGAGAAGATCACGGATAAGACTGTTAACAACGATTACAAGGGCACCGTAAATGGGCAGGGCAACGTAGGCGGCAATAACACCACAAAAGACGAGTCGTACATTTCGCTCAATTCGCCCCTAACCGGCGATGCCTCGCCGTTGTTGATCGTGACGTTTGCGGAGATGAAGTTCGTGGAGGCTGAAGCGGCTCTGGCATCTGGCGACAAGGCCCGTGCCTATGCGGCTTATCTGGCCGGTATACGAGCTAACATGGACAAGTTGGGTGTAGCGGCCGAGGCCCGGGATGCGTACATTGCGAATCCGCTGGTCAGCGTGGGAGCCAATGCCCTTACCCGCGACCTCATCTTTAAAGAAAAATACGTGGTTACGTACCTGAACCCCGAAGCCTGGAATGATGCCCGCCGGTACGATTATCAGTACAAAGGCTTTAAACTCCCCGTCAATTCCGCTCTGCCGACGTACATCCGCCGGGTCGCCTATCCGAACGGCGAAACGACCAAAAACGGCAAAAACGTACCCACAGAGGTAGCGCTGTCAGAACCACTCTGGTGGGATAAACGATAA
- a CDS encoding Ppx/GppA phosphatase (PFAM: Ppx/GppA phosphatase~KEGG: hypothetical protein), giving the protein MKQAIIDLGTNTFHLLIAEKTDTGYTTLFRESRPAKIGQAGINQGIITEAGIDRALGVLTYFRQVLDQHAVAPDQVMATGTSAIRVARNQQEFIDRVRAATSIPIRVISGEQEAEYIYKGVRAAGALDETTALVMDIGGGSVEFILGNQTRIFWKQSFEIGGQRLRERFMSTDPIGSGSIRRLHDYFQEQLLPLANAIHQYEPTVLVGSSGSFDTLVDMWFMHEQGHLPDPQQATFTLPVAEFYRAYELLITRNHEERMQIPGMIELRVDMIVVAVCLIDFVLKTHGISQIRTSTYSLKEGVLATL; this is encoded by the coding sequence ATGAAGCAAGCCATTATCGACTTAGGTACCAATACATTTCATCTTCTAATCGCCGAAAAAACTGATACCGGCTATACAACGCTGTTTCGCGAAAGTCGGCCTGCCAAAATCGGACAAGCCGGTATCAATCAGGGAATCATTACAGAAGCCGGTATCGACCGGGCGCTGGGCGTACTCACGTATTTCCGGCAAGTGCTCGACCAGCATGCCGTAGCACCCGATCAGGTCATGGCCACGGGTACCAGCGCCATTCGGGTAGCCCGTAATCAGCAGGAGTTTATCGACCGGGTTCGGGCCGCAACGAGCATCCCGATTCGGGTAATTTCCGGGGAGCAGGAAGCCGAATACATCTATAAAGGCGTTCGGGCAGCCGGGGCACTGGACGAGACTACCGCTCTGGTGATGGATATTGGCGGGGGCAGCGTCGAGTTTATCCTGGGCAACCAAACGCGTATCTTCTGGAAACAGAGCTTCGAGATTGGCGGGCAGCGGCTTCGCGAACGGTTCATGTCTACAGACCCTATTGGTTCGGGTAGCATCCGTCGGCTTCACGATTATTTCCAGGAACAGTTACTGCCGCTGGCCAACGCCATTCACCAATATGAGCCCACGGTGCTGGTGGGCTCTTCGGGGTCCTTCGATACGCTGGTGGATATGTGGTTCATGCACGAACAGGGCCACCTGCCCGATCCTCAGCAGGCCACCTTTACCCTGCCCGTTGCCGAGTTTTACCGGGCTTACGAGCTACTGATTACCCGCAATCACGAAGAGCGTATGCAGATTCCCGGCATGATCGAGCTGCGCGTCGACATGATCGTGGTGGCCGTTTGCCTGATCGACTTTGTGCTGAAAACGCACGGCATTTCGCAGATACGCACCTCAACGTATTCATTGAAAGAAGGGGTGCTGGCAACACTGTAG
- a CDS encoding conserved hypothetical protein (KEGG: dar:Daro_1551 hypothetical protein): MKPTFLQTSRTESFKTWRFRQLMNWYPMYFGTGGKILFWSGDSREVHLRLRRNMWTYNYVGTIFGGSMFAAADPFYMLMLLQILGKQYVVWDKTGSIRFRKPGRQTLYARFDITDEQLDTIRRAVAENGQTEQTFSLDWVDSEGVIHAQIERLCYIADKQHYEQRKNDRQQSRFQR; encoded by the coding sequence ATGAAACCTACTTTTCTGCAAACCAGCCGTACCGAGTCGTTCAAAACCTGGCGCTTTCGCCAGTTGATGAACTGGTACCCAATGTATTTCGGAACCGGCGGAAAAATTCTGTTCTGGTCGGGCGATTCGCGGGAAGTACATCTGCGTTTGCGTCGAAACATGTGGACCTATAACTATGTCGGCACCATCTTTGGCGGCAGTATGTTCGCTGCCGCCGACCCGTTTTACATGCTCATGCTGCTACAGATTTTAGGAAAGCAGTATGTCGTATGGGACAAAACGGGTAGCATCCGGTTTCGGAAACCCGGTCGCCAGACGCTCTACGCCCGCTTCGACATTACCGATGAACAACTCGACACTATCCGGCGGGCGGTAGCGGAAAATGGGCAAACCGAACAGACGTTCAGCCTTGACTGGGTAGACAGCGAAGGCGTTATTCACGCCCAGATCGAACGACTTTGCTACATTGCCGATAAACAGCATTACGAACAGCGAAAGAACGACCGTCAACAATCACGATTTCAGCGGTAA
- a CDS encoding Bile acid:sodium symporter (PFAM: Bile acid:sodium symporter~KEGG: aci:ACIAD3583 putative transporter; putative sodium/bile acid transporter family protein) — protein sequence MKAETNDRSSYSNLIYTALIIVAVTTALIFPGPFTSIGDFPLKKLIVPLLQIIMLGMGTTMSIKDFEGVIKQPKAVFIGVTCHFMIMPLLGYTLANVFKFPPEIAAGVVLIGCSPSGLASNVMCFIAKANVPLSITVTTLSTLLAPFLMPALMTLLAGQFIEISFWKMMVEIMEIVILPVLVGLALNRIFHKSAVMLNRVMPLISMGGIVLIVAIITAAGRDSLLTVGWTLALCVLIHNLTGFTLGYWSARLFGLDEQSSRTVAIEVGLQNGGLASGIAVQMGKVATVGLAPALFGPIMNTTGSLLATYWSQNPPKDVALSETTPIQSVSSQDV from the coding sequence ATGAAAGCTGAAACCAATGACCGCTCGTCATACAGCAATTTGATTTATACAGCCCTGATCATTGTGGCGGTAACCACAGCTCTGATTTTTCCGGGACCTTTCACCAGTATCGGCGATTTTCCCCTGAAAAAACTGATTGTTCCCCTCCTGCAAATCATCATGCTGGGCATGGGAACCACCATGTCGATCAAGGATTTTGAAGGCGTCATTAAGCAACCCAAAGCTGTTTTCATTGGCGTCACCTGCCATTTTATGATCATGCCCCTGCTGGGTTACACGCTAGCCAACGTATTCAAATTTCCGCCCGAAATAGCGGCCGGCGTGGTACTGATCGGCTGTTCGCCCAGCGGGCTTGCGTCCAACGTCATGTGCTTCATTGCCAAGGCTAATGTACCGCTGTCCATCACGGTAACAACCCTGTCAACGCTGCTGGCTCCCTTCCTGATGCCCGCGCTGATGACGCTGCTGGCGGGCCAGTTCATTGAAATATCGTTTTGGAAAATGATGGTCGAGATTATGGAAATCGTCATTTTGCCCGTGCTGGTCGGGCTGGCGCTGAACCGGATTTTCCATAAGTCAGCCGTGATGCTCAACCGCGTGATGCCGCTTATTTCCATGGGTGGTATCGTTCTGATTGTTGCGATCATCACAGCCGCCGGTCGCGATAGCCTGCTGACGGTGGGCTGGACACTGGCCCTGTGCGTGCTGATTCACAACCTGACGGGCTTTACGCTGGGTTACTGGAGTGCCCGGCTGTTCGGTCTGGACGAACAGAGTTCCCGCACCGTAGCCATTGAGGTAGGCTTGCAGAATGGCGGGTTAGCCTCGGGCATTGCCGTTCAGATGGGCAAAGTGGCCACGGTTGGCCTCGCCCCTGCCCTCTTCGGCCCTATCATGAACACGACCGGTTCGCTGCTGGCCACCTACTGGAGCCAGAACCCACCCAAAGATGTGGCGCTCAGCGAAACGACACCCATTCAGTCGGTGTCGTCGCAGGACGTTTAA
- a CDS encoding ribosomal protein S21 (TIGRFAM: ribosomal protein S21~PFAM: ribosomal protein S21~KEGG: bac:BamMC406_5585 ribosomal protein S21) yields the protein MLIINVKDNESIDKALKRFKKKFEKTGVLRQLRSRTAFQKPSVKRRTEIIKAAYKERMYGNHTEQ from the coding sequence ATGCTTATCATTAACGTAAAAGACAACGAGTCGATTGACAAGGCCCTGAAACGCTTCAAGAAGAAATTCGAGAAGACGGGCGTGTTGCGGCAGTTGCGGTCGCGGACGGCTTTCCAGAAACCGTCGGTAAAGCGTCGCACAGAGATTATCAAAGCCGCTTACAAAGAGCGGATGTACGGCAACCATACCGAACAATAG
- a CDS encoding hypothetical protein (KEGG: slo:Shew_2132 hypothetical protein), giving the protein MHSLALLIGNGINNLVPNNSWQDLLEDMVRFCNAQGLVNYQQIKPFPLLYEEIFLKSLQVSRRKEIDLKTFIARKVSQIEPNELHERIRSFATDDIITTNYEFSLEGQVPTRNMGVIDEKVYSVFRHYEVKSKRYWHIHGDCRVPNSINLGFEHYGGQLQQMRNYVVSGTHYTSPGLPKHPFIKRLKTKESMGLSWIDLFFTTDIYILGLTLDFVETDLWWLLTYRARQLYYRSRSDITNKIVYFLPKEYKNDALVKLDFFAANGVQVIDSISGVDKLKYYHQVLDYIEKDVR; this is encoded by the coding sequence GTGCACTCACTGGCTTTACTCATAGGCAATGGTATAAATAACCTCGTGCCCAACAATAGTTGGCAGGATTTGCTGGAGGATATGGTTAGATTTTGTAACGCGCAAGGGCTGGTAAATTATCAGCAGATTAAGCCGTTTCCCCTGCTTTACGAAGAGATTTTCCTGAAGTCGCTGCAGGTGTCCCGCCGGAAGGAGATTGACCTGAAAACGTTCATTGCCCGGAAGGTTTCCCAGATTGAGCCCAATGAGCTTCATGAGCGTATTCGGAGCTTTGCTACGGACGACATCATCACAACTAACTATGAGTTTTCTCTGGAAGGGCAGGTGCCGACTAGAAACATGGGTGTGATCGATGAAAAGGTCTATAGCGTGTTCCGGCATTATGAAGTGAAGTCGAAACGATATTGGCATATCCATGGCGACTGTCGGGTACCTAACAGCATCAACCTGGGCTTTGAGCATTATGGCGGGCAACTCCAGCAAATGCGGAATTATGTGGTCAGCGGGACCCATTATACAAGCCCGGGCCTGCCCAAACATCCGTTCATTAAACGGCTGAAAACAAAGGAGTCAATGGGCTTATCCTGGATTGACCTGTTCTTCACGACCGACATATACATTCTGGGCCTAACCCTTGACTTTGTCGAAACCGACCTGTGGTGGTTACTAACCTACCGGGCCCGCCAGTTGTACTACCGCAGCAGATCCGATATCACCAATAAGATCGTTTATTTTCTGCCAAAGGAGTATAAGAATGACGCCCTGGTTAAGCTTGATTTTTTTGCCGCCAACGGAGTTCAGGTCATCGACTCTATATCCGGTGTCGATAAGCTAAAGTACTATCATCAGGTACTTGATTATATTGAGAAGGACGTTCGGTAA